The Candidatus Hydrogenedentota bacterium genome includes a window with the following:
- a CDS encoding sulfatase, whose translation MKRRDFLMAAAAGSLLTACAGQTPPLASTKKQKKQNFLFILVDDLGWRDLGCFGSPLYETPHIDRLASQGMRFTDAYAAAPVCSPTRVSIMTGKYPARLSTTHWFGAPQPEQVLQSEEWEHPMLPASYTDQLSRNEVTIAEALKGAGYRSFYAGKWDLGGKQHYPENQGFDANKGGWEKGHPSSYFSPYQNPKLKDGEDGEHLPERLARESVQFLEKNSKHPFLLFLSFYSVHLPLQGREDLIKKYEAKLADINFDEPDYSGEGAERTKRRQDNAVYAAMVEAMDEAVGRVLNTLDRLQLSDNTTICFISDNGGVSSSQHGVTTNAPLRAGKGWLYEGGIRVPMIVKAPGITAAGSTCSHPVLSTDFYPTMLELAGLPLDPEQHADAVSFLPLLLGESLPKDRPLFWHFPHYTAQGSFPGGAVRLGSYKLIQSFEDQHFELYNLRDDLEEQVDLIHEAPNYAEPMKEMLKKWQKDMNARFPSPLSKAALK comes from the coding sequence AATTTCCTCTTTATCCTTGTGGATGATTTGGGATGGCGCGATCTGGGATGTTTTGGAAGCCCTCTCTATGAAACGCCCCATATCGACCGACTCGCAAGCCAAGGGATGCGCTTCACCGATGCCTATGCCGCCGCGCCCGTTTGCAGTCCTACCCGTGTCAGCATCATGACCGGCAAATATCCCGCCCGCTTGAGTACGACCCATTGGTTTGGCGCTCCCCAGCCGGAGCAAGTGCTGCAATCAGAAGAATGGGAACATCCCATGTTGCCCGCGTCCTATACGGATCAGCTGTCCCGGAACGAAGTGACTATTGCCGAGGCGTTGAAAGGAGCAGGCTATCGCAGTTTTTACGCCGGGAAATGGGATTTAGGCGGTAAACAGCACTACCCTGAAAATCAGGGATTTGATGCGAATAAAGGGGGATGGGAAAAAGGTCATCCCTCCTCTTATTTTAGTCCCTACCAGAATCCCAAATTGAAAGACGGCGAAGATGGCGAACATTTACCTGAGCGTCTGGCGCGGGAATCGGTACAGTTTTTAGAAAAAAATAGCAAGCATCCTTTTTTATTGTTTCTTTCCTTTTATTCCGTTCATTTGCCCTTGCAAGGTAGAGAAGATCTCATAAAAAAATATGAGGCGAAACTGGCAGACATCAATTTCGACGAACCAGACTATAGCGGTGAAGGGGCGGAACGTACCAAACGGCGGCAGGATAACGCCGTATATGCCGCCATGGTGGAAGCGATGGATGAGGCAGTAGGAAGGGTGTTGAACACACTGGACCGGCTCCAATTAAGCGACAATACGACCATTTGTTTTATAAGCGACAATGGCGGCGTGTCATCGTCACAGCATGGCGTGACAACGAACGCCCCTTTGCGCGCGGGAAAAGGCTGGCTCTATGAGGGCGGCATCCGTGTTCCCATGATCGTGAAGGCTCCGGGAATCACAGCCGCCGGATCTACCTGTTCACACCCCGTACTAAGCACCGATTTCTATCCGACCATGTTGGAACTTGCCGGATTGCCCTTGGATCCCGAACAACATGCGGATGCAGTCAGTTTTCTTCCTTTACTGCTCGGAGAGTCGCTGCCTAAAGATCGCCCCCTTTTCTGGCATTTCCCCCATTACACCGCACAGGGTTCTTTTCCCGGCGGTGCCGTGCGATTAGGCAGCTACAAGCTAATCCAATCTTTTGAAGATCAACACTTCGAACTGTACAATTTACGGGATGATCTTGAAGAACAAGTCGATTTAATTCACGAAGCGCCCAATTATGCAGAGCCCATGAAAGAAATGTTAAAGAAGTGGCAAAAAGATATGAATGCGCGTTTCCCCAGTCCTCTTTCGAAGGCAGCGCTTAAATAA